The following proteins are encoded in a genomic region of Primulina huaijiensis isolate GDHJ02 chromosome 3, ASM1229523v2, whole genome shotgun sequence:
- the LOC140974257 gene encoding NAC domain-containing protein 2-like — protein sequence MTVSDQQLNLPAGFRFHPTDEELVVHYLCRKCSGQQIGVPIVAEIDLYKFDPWQLPGMALYGEKDWYFFSPRDRKYPNGSRPNRAAGTGYWKATGADKPVGKPKTLGIKKALVFYDGKAPKGVKTDWIMHEYRLANVDRSAGKKDNLRLDDWVLCRIYNKKGNIGTRYKVVDEKTEEFSDMEDRKPDVMSILYSGMVTKAPLVQAPQSFELPKMDDYMHFDTSESIPKLHTDSSSSEHGFSAEFMSDYKEVGSENVWRQVENSLQCDFSYTDGFLGDPFGSQVQDNDQMSLFQEMFGYIQKPF from the exons ATGACGGTTAGTGATCAGCAATTGAATTTGCCAGCGGGATTCAGGTTCCATCCGACGGACGAGGAGCTGGTCGTGCATTACCTCTGCCGCAAGTGTTCGGGCCAGCAGATTGGTGTTCCCATCGTAGCTGAGATCGATCTCTACAAGTTTGATCCATGGCAGCTTCCAG GTATGGCTCTGTATGGTGAAAAAGATTGGTACTTTTTTTCTCCAAGAGACCGCAAGTACCCCAACGGTTCCCGACCGAACAGGGCGGCTGGAACCGGCTACTGGAAGGCCACCGGAGCAGACAAGCCTGTCGGAAAACCGAAGACTCTGGGAATAAAGAAGGCTCTGGTGTTTTACGACGGAAAAGCTCCAAAAGGAGTCAAAACCGATTGGATCATGCACGAATATCGTCTAGCTAATGTGGATAGGTCTGCTGGCAAGAAAGACAATTTGAGG CTTGATGATTGGGTATTGTGTCGAATATACAACAAGAAAGGAAATATTGGAACGCGTTACAAGGTTGTGGATGAGAAGACGGAGGAGTTCTCAGATATGGAAGATCGAAAACCGGATGTGATGTCCATCCTGTATAGTGGAATGGTAACAAAGGCGCCTTTGGTGCAGGCGCCGCAGTCCTTTGAGTTGCCGAAGATGGACGACTATATGCATTTCGACACATCCGAGTCGATACCCAAGTTGCATACTGATTCGAGTAGTTCAGAGCACGGGTTTTCCGCGGAGTTTATGTCTGACTATAAGGAGGTTGGGAGTGAAAATGTATGGAGACAGGTGGAAAACTCTCTCCAATGTGACTTCAGCTACACGGATGGCTTCCTAGGCGATCCTTTTGGATCCCAAGTGCAGGATAATGATCAGATGTCTCTGTTTCAAGAAATGTTTGGGTACATACAGAAGCCCTTTTAA
- the LOC140972346 gene encoding uncharacterized protein translates to MDLFLKAKSIRLRSHRDKFLVAVEDRESITLERDGSSKNTIWTIEFVKGKDYIRLKSCYGTYLTASSEPFLPGVTGKKVVQTLPCQCDKDATEWQPLRDGMQVRLRSFSGEFLRPNGGLPPWRNSVTHDIPHRQKTYDKVLWDVEVVETFPLQCRLQSDSTFPRSTSVSDAIRQKQSAARLREYF, encoded by the exons ATGGATCTTTTCTTGAAGGCGAAATCGATCCGGCTTCGTAGCCACAGAGACAAGTTTCTTGTAGCCGTTGAAGATCGCGAATCCATCACCCTGGAACGCGATGGCTCGTCCAAGAACACGATCTGGACCATTGAATTCGTTAAAGGGAAAGATTATATAAGGTTGAAAAGTTGTTATGGGACATACTTGACAGCCTCAAGTGAACCATTTCTTCCAGGGGTGACAGGAAAAAAGGTTGTCCAGACGCTGCCTTGCCAATGTGATAAAGATGCCACGGAATGGCAACCCTTGAGGGATGGAATGCAG GTGAGACTGAGGTCATTTTCCGGCGAATTTTTGCGCCCCAACGGCGGTCTTCCCCCGTGGAGGAACTCGGTCACACACGACATCCCTCATCGACAGAAGACGTATGATAAGGTGTTGTGGGATGTGGAGGTTGTGGAGACGTTCCCGTTGCAGTGCAGGCTTCAATCTGATTCTACATTTCCAAGATCAACATCGGTTTCGGATGCAATCAGGCAGAAACAAAGTGCAGCAAGATTGCGAGAATACTTTTGA
- the LOC140974258 gene encoding ultraviolet-B receptor UVR8-like, which yields MSEEGILFSSSSCGSEAVSGPIRRVLLISAGATHSVALLSGYVVCSWGRGEDGQLGLGDAEDRFSPTQVSALDGQEIVSVTCGADHTTAYSESLLQVFSWGWGDFGRLGHGDSSDLFSPQSIKALHGLQIKQIACGDSHCLAVTMEGEVLSWGRNQNGQLGLGTKDDSLLPQRIEAFQGIPVKMVAAGAEHTAAVTEDGELYGWGWGRYGNLGLGDRDDRLVPEKVSSVEGEKMVLVACGWRHTISVSSSGGLYTYGWSKYGQLGHGDFEDHLLPHKLESLSGSCVSQISGGWRHTMAVTTDGKLYGWGWNKFGQVGVGDNVDHCSPVQVKFPHDQKVVNISCGWRHTLAVTEGQNVFSWGRGTNGQLGHGESVDRNLPKIVEALSVDGTSGKNIEASKADVSSEKTWISPTERYAVVPNENVGGNGNDVNVPEKEVKRIKT from the exons ATGTCGGAAGAAGGGATATTGTTCAGCAGCAGCAGCTGCGGGAGTGAAGCAGTTTCTGGGCCGATTCGCCGGGTTCTTCTCATCTCCGCCGGCGCCACTCACTCCGTTGCTCTCCTCT CTGGTTATGTTGTTTGCTCGTGGGGAAGGGGAGAAGATGGGCAGTTAGGACTTGGAGATGCTGAAGATCGGTTTTCTCCAACTCAAGTGAGTGCATTGGATGGGCAAGAAATAGTGTCTGTTACTTGTGGAGCTGACCACACAACTGCTTACTCTGAATCACTTTTGCAAGTTTTCAGCTGGGGATG GGGTGATTTTGGGAGGTTAGGCCATGGAGATTCGAGCGACCTGTTTTCTCCTCAATCAATCAAAGCATTACATGGTCTGCAGATCAAGCAAATTGCTTGTGGGGATAGCCATTGTTTGGCAGTGACGATGGAAGGCGAGGTTCTGAG CTGGGGACGGAATCAAAATGGCCAACTAGGTCTTGGGACCAAAGATGATTCTCTTTTACCCCAAAGGATCGAAGCTTTCCAG GGAATACCAGTCAAAATGGTTGCTGCTGGTGCGGAACACACGGCTGCTGTAACAGAAGACGGCGAGCTCTACGGTTGGGGCTGGGGTCGATACGGTAATTTGGGTTTGGGTGATAGAGATGACCGTTTAGTACCAGAGAAAGTTTCAAGTGTCGAG GGAGAAAAGATGGTTCTGGTAGCATGTGGATGGCGCCACACAATATCTGTCTCGTCTTCAGGTGGATTGTATACTTACGGATGGAGCAAATATGGCCAATTAGGACATGGCGATTTTGAAGATCACCTTCTCCCTCATAAGCTGGAGTCCTTGAGTGGAAGCTGTGTTTCTCAA ATTTCAGGGGGCTGGAGACATACAATGGCGGTAACAACCGATGGAAAACTTTATGGTTGGGGCTGGAATAAG TTTGGTCAAGTTGGAGTAGGCGACAATGTGGATCACTGCTCACCTGTACAAGTCAAATTTCCACATGATCAG AAAGTGGTAAATATCTCGTGTGGTTGGAGGCATACACTTGCTGTTACCGAAGGCCAAAACGTGTTCTCATGGGGAAGGGGAACAAATGGTCAGCTCGGCCACGGTGAATCTGTAGACAG GAACCTCCCAAAGATTGTAGAGGCATTAAGCGTGGACGGAACTAGTGGGAAGAACATAGAAGCCTCAAAAGCTGACGTATCATCAG AAAAAACTTGGATCTCCCCTACTGAGAGATATGCAGTTGTTCCCAATGAGAAT GTTGGAGGCAACGGAAATGACGTAAATGTTCCAGAAAAGGAGGTGAAAAGAATTAAGACATGA
- the LOC140974259 gene encoding uncharacterized protein codes for MGVQYIYHQCPRTHSYIHIEMTEREKEIKHFAHEHPLIFNESEEIPFCCNACGLRVLSSPSYICTVQGCNFYLHEPCTRLPNKLSHRLRNNTHDLLLLAKPHHEDCMCSKRGKLCKNFTYHCDKCGKNFNLDPLCCYPLDIQIKHISHKQHPMVAICKESLLLCDVCGREHKGFFFACHQCNYCIHQDCTSLPSILRVKGHLHPLSLMYSDALEAIYSSMPECIICEKDTSLLFGAYACVRCSSTIAHVDCAVSAMEDPGKIYDLPPLDEAFLSWIKCAVQNTTPKSDGETMLEKYHSAPAHSLTSNNETTLESVCNACIRRIEPPYYSCSQSACGFLLHKICTDLPLFINDVFDDSRELVFPRCNEFFSLFFCRLCLRFGNGFGYSYAHSGIFHLECALAPEVIKHDSHKQHPLILGFGYWLEDIRSCCGKINPLYYDIYSCTQCRFSIHISCALLPKTVTHKFDEHPLTLITDSLAQDLGGDQFCEFCEEDIKLSYWFYHCMECDHSFHVACIPSTGRYSRIKFGGTVVLPACHGDHPLTLVRMLSVGSQTCGVCHEMIEGFRDGMALHCAECDFWVHFRCGSESSEATVSKPYLDISDLQFL; via the exons ATGGGTGTGCAGTATATATATCATCAATGCCCAAGAACACACTCATACATACATATCGAAATGACGGAAAGAGAGAAGGAAATTAAACATTTTGCTCACGAGCATCCGTTGATTTTTAACGAATCAGAGGAGATTCCGTTTTGTTGCAATGCATGTGGGCTGCGTGTGTTGTCGAGCCCTTCTTACATCTGCACCGTTCAAGGTTGCAACTTTTATCTCCACGAACCATGCACGCGGCTTCCGAACAAATTGAGTCATCGTTTGAGGAATAATACACACGATCTTCTTTTGCTTGCTAAGCCACATCATGAGGACTGCATGTGCAGCAAACGCGGGAAATTATGCAAGAATTTCACCTACCACTGTGACAAATGTGGTAAAAATTTTAATCTTGACCCTTTATGCTGTTACCCTTTGGATATCCAGATCAAACACATAAGCCACAAGCAACACCCGATGGTTGCCATTTGCAAGGAATCTTTGTTGCTGTGTGACGTCTGTGGAAGAGAGCACAAGGGCTTTTTCTTCGCATGTCACCAATGTAATTACTGTATTCATCAGGATTGTACCTCATTGCCCAGCATTCTCAGAGTTAAAGGTCATCTTCACCCTCTCTCCCTCATGTATTCGGATGCATTAGAAGCAATATATTCCTCCATGCCCGAATGcataatttgtgaaaaagacACATCACTATTGTTTGGGGCTTATGCTTGTGTGCGTTGTTCTTCTACTATAGCTCACGTGGATTGTGCGGTATCAGCAATGGAGGATCCAG GTAAAATATACGATCTGCCCCCTCTAGACGAAGCATTTCTGAGTTGGATTAAGTGCGCAGTACAGAATACTACACCCAAGAGCGATGGTGAGACAATGTTGGAAAAATACCACTCCGCCCCCGCCCATTCTTTGACCTCGAACAATGAAACCACGCTTGAATCCGTCTGCAACGCTTGCATTCGGCGCATAGAACCTCCTTATTACAGCTGCAGCCAATCTGCTTGCGGTTTTCTCCTCCACAAAATTTGCACAGATTTGCCCCTCTTTATCAATGATGTGTTTGACGACTCACGGGAACTGGTTTTCCCAAGATGCAATGAATTCTTTTCTCTGTTTTTTTGTAGGCTTTGTTTACGATTTGGCAACGGTTTTGGATACTCATATGCTCATTCCGGTATTTTCCATCTTGAATGTGCCTTAGCTCCAGAGGTCATCAAGCATGATTCACACAAGCAACACCCTCTTATTCTGGGTTTTGGTTATTGGTTGGAAGATATTAGATCCTGCTGCGGCAAAATAAATCCTTTATATTATGACATTTACAGTTGTACTCAATGTAGGTTCAGCATACACATTAGTTGCGCTCTTCTGCCTAAAACCGTGACTCACAAATTTGATGAACATCCCCTCACTCTAATCACCGATTCTTTAGCACAAGACTTGGGTGGTGATCAGTTTTGCGAATTCTGTGAAGAAGACATAAAACTGTCGTACTGGTTCTACCACTGTATGGAATGTGACCATTCCTTTCATGTCGCATGCATTCCCTCAACAGGGAGATATTCAAGAATCAAGTTTGGAGGCACCGTGGTATTGCCAGCTTGTCACGGTGATCATCCTTTGACTTTGGTAAGAATGCTGAGTGTTGGTAGCCAGACTTGCGGTGTTTGCCACGAAATGATCGAGGGCTTCAGAGATGGGATGGCTTTACACTGCGCCGAATGTGACTTTTGGGTTCATTTCAGATGTGGATCCGAGTCTAGTGAGGCAACAGTTTCAAAACCCTATCTAGATATATCTGATTTGCAGTTTCTTTGA